The Pyrus communis chromosome 5, drPyrComm1.1, whole genome shotgun sequence region ATCATGCATGCCTTATTATCTGATACTTTAAAGACCATCTTCCATCAAATACATGGCATCCAATTCTTGCACGGCATCAGTCAATCACCCATTCAATCTCATCTGTATCTCCTCATAGTCTTTATCTGATCAACATTTAATTTGCACGCAAATTGTTGCTTAACCAGATAAGAGTCTCAAAGCTTGAGATATAGTTTGCATCTCATTTAtcttatataaaaacaattcTTTActaaaaagataattattatgataaattaataacaaaattatcttcaccTTTTCATCCGTCGGTCTGGAACTATGCTCAACCAACGGTCACGATTGCATGAGCTGATGGTGTAAATTTAGGTCCAAACACGTATATTAAAAATGTATTATCATCCATTTTATATAAGAGCCGCACAGACTTCCCTTCAACAAGGACACAAGTTCTCACTCTCAGAGGTTTATCCAAATCTTTGGAGAAGAGGTCGTTCGGGGATCCCGGAGACATCACATCATCCCTAAAAGATGGCACAAGGATCCGCCCGGCCTCCAGAGTGGAGATTGCTGAACGGCGCAAGAACGAGAAACGGTGGCAGGGTTTTAGTGACAGAGTGTGTATTACTAGATCAACTAATCATGTGCAGATCAATTCCCGAATCTTTTCTCCTCCTCCAATATAGGTGGTACAAAAATTGACACATTACCTTTACTTTTTGAATGTCATGTTCTCCCTAATAAAGGGAGAGTGGGAGGTTGTATGTACGTGCACAAGTGCGGACTAGATTAAGAAAACCATGAAACCCAACCACACGTGAAGGCAAATCCTAAACGAGGTGTTGGTGTAGCTGGTGGAATCGAAAAGAGAGTCGGTCCACCCTCTCCGCATTTAACCCGAATTTcatcccaatttcaatttcgaATTTCATTCAAACCCGAAAACCCTTCCTCAATTCTAACAGGATAGTCATAATAAAGAAGGCAGAGGAAAAGTCACGCTTTCCACACACTCACGAAACAAATTCCACACGCACTTTGAAGCTTTGAAGCTTTGAAGCTTTGACTTAGACCGAATTCCACACTCACGAAACAAAGCAGAAGAAATGTCACGCTTTCCTCCCTCAGCCAACAGCAATATAAATTCCCAAAGCCTTCCGTTTCCTCGTAGCTTCAAGCTCCTCTCACTTGAGGTTCCTCAGCagtttttctctctcttaacAACAAGCACACAGATTATCCTCCTCCTACCATCTCTCAGTCTCTGTCTCTGAAGATTTGTTGAGTGCTTTAAACTTTAAAGGTAAGGAAAGGCTTTCTGGGTTTGATTGTTTGAGTTTTTTAGGActtaaagtttgaatctttctGTATTTGGATTGAGTTTTTTGGAgtaatttttttgtgatttcaattgggttttgtgaaatatttttgggttttgagttgtttgggTTGAAGTTTTATATTTTGGGTGTCTGCACTGATTTCTGGGTTCTTTTAGCTTACAATTCAATATTTAAggagaaaattattgagatttgtGAAGTTTTATGAATATTTCTGGAACTCAATAGGAAAAACCAACCATATAATTTTTAAGATTTAGCTTTTGGGTTTGTTTCTGAGGAGGTGGGTTGAATTTTTCTGTTTCTCATGTTGCGGAAAATCTTAGATTCAACAACTATCCAGCTGTGGaagtgctttttttttattttttattttattttataattttattggaTGATATGAACAAGTTTACATATAATCAGCTTATTTAAAGCCGCTATCAGTTAATGATTTTGAGTGGTATATTGAACTTTTTCTGTTACAATGATGCAGGACTTGGGAGATGTGCAAGGGTTCCAAAGATAAACTCAGCCCCTCAAATTTTGTCATGGAAAGCGAATTCCAGAAGCAGAAATCGGTTTTGGTCGAATTGTCCGCCTCGCACAATCTCGATGCTTTCAGGACTGAAGTAGAAGGGTAACATTTTTGAAGAATTATTGCAAGTGCCAAAGTTGTTTGTTGCGTTCCCCAAACTTTCAACCACGGCATGCATGCGGAGACCAGCTGTGCAACCACTAAAATCAACTCCTTTCTTTGCGTCAACTTACGGTTACATAAATATCCAGAGCTTTCTCTTGCAGCCTAGCTAAGATGGAGTTCTCAAGTATTCATATTAGCATTTGGTTTATTTTCATGCAACCACtcattcttctctttctttttagctCTGCCTCCTCCTCGCATTTAGCGGGAAACGAGGTGGATAGGCTTTCCTTGCTTGCCTTTAAAGCTGAAATCGTGAACGATACCTTGGGCATCCTTAGCCCTTGGAATGCTTCGCTCCACTTCTGTCATTGGCCAGGCATCACTTGTGGCCGCAGACATCAGAGAGTTACAGTGCTCGACCTCCAATCAAGCGGGATGGCAGGCCACCTATCTCCCCACATTGGAAACTTGAGCTTTCTGCGGGCTTTATACCTCCATAACAATAGCTTCAGCCACACCATCCCTCCAGAAATTGGTCGTTTGTTCCGCTTGCAAAAACTACGCCTTGAAAACAACTCATTCAGTGGTCATATTCCATTCAACATATCAAGTTGCTCTAACCTCCAATACCTTGGCTTATTTGGCAACACTCTTAGTGGCGAACTTCCAACTGAAATTGCCTCATTGTCCAAGCTTCAGTTTCTTGATTTAGGAGCGAACAATTTTTATGGGAAAATCCCACCTTCTTTTGGGaatctttcttctcttcagATGCTATCTGTGCCTCAAAATAATCTCCATGGAGGTATTCCAAATGGCCTTGGCCAGTTGAAAAGCTTAGTGATTTTTTCCTTGGCTTACAATTATTTGAATGGTACCATCCCTCCCTCCATATACAACCTTTCGTCAATTAAAGTCATTTATTTGCTTCGAAACAACCTTCATGGAACTCTTCCTCCTGGATTGGGCCACACTATATTTCCAAACCTcgaaaaatttgatttctatttCAACCAATTCACTGGACCATTACCAGCTTCAATCTCCAATGCCTCAAACCTTTCACAATTTTCTATCTCACACAATAACTTTACTGGAAAAGTGCCTAGTCTGGCGCGCTTGTCAAATTTGTATTGGTTTACTCTAAATTATAACAATCTTGGACATGATGAGGAAGGTGACTTGGAGTTCATCTCTTCTCTAGTTAATTGCACCAATTTAGAAGTTTTATATATTGGCTTCAATAATTTTGGAGGAGTGCTACCTGAATCTTTCAGCAATCTCTCAACGAAGATCAGGGTGATAAATTTTCAATACAATCAGATACGCGGAAACATTCCCATCGGGGTTGGAAATCTTATCAACTTGGATACATTGAACCTTGATGAAAATTTATTGGTAGGCACTATACCGAGTTCAATAGGTAAACCGGATAAGCTTTATGACCTACATCTAGATTCGAATGAATTGTCAGGGAATGTTCCATCATCTCTAGGAAATCTAACTTCATTAAGCAGATTGACTCTCGGCTCAAACAATTTAAATGGAAGCATACCACAAAGCCTCGGAGACTGTAGGTTTATGATATATTTGGATCTTTCCCACAACAATCTTAGCGGTCCAATTCCAAAACAATTCATCAATTTACTTGTTCACTTGAATCTATCTGGAAACCAACTTACCGAATCCATTCCCTTGGAAGTTGGTAACTCACAGCATCTTGTTCTCTTGGATGTTTCTGAAAACAAGTTATCTGGTGAGATTCCACAAAGCTTAGGGAGTTGCACAAGTTTGGCGATTCTGTctctaaaagaaaatttattgcAGGGGACAATTCCTAAATCCTTGAGCTCCTTGAGAGGACTTGAATATTTTGACCTCTCTCGCAACAACTTGTCTGGCATAATTCCCAACTACTTGGAGAGTTCCCCCTTCTTGCAGAATTTGAACCTTTCATTTAATGATTTTGAAGGTGCAGTACCAATCCAAGGAGTTTTCATGAACACAAGTGCGGTATCTGTTGTGGGAAACACAAGGCTTTGTGGAGGTATACCTCACTTAAGATTGCCCAAGTGCATCTCCAGTCAATCCAAGCGAGGGTTATCTCCTAAGCTGAACTTAATTATCTCAGTTTCCTGTGGGGTTGTCGGCTTGGTCTTAGTGTTGTTACTGGCGCTTCTTTATCGATCAAGAAAAGCTAGAGCGCTTAAGTCAACTTCAGGCTCATCACTGGGGGTTTCACTCTTGAAAGTGTCCTATGGAAATCTCCTCAAAGCAACTGATGGGTTCTCCGCTTCGAATCTTATTGGTGCTGGAAGTTTCGGGTCGGTGTACAAGGGAATTCTCAACCAGCATGAAGAAAGAAATGTTGCCGTGAAAGTACTAAATCTTCAAACTTCAAGAGCTTCTAGAAGTTTCATAGCTGAATGTGAAACCTTGAAAAGCATTAGGCACCGAAATCTTGTCAAGCTACTAACTGCTTGTTCAAGCATTGATTTTCAAGGAAACGATTTTAAAGCTCTGGTGTATGAGTTCATGGTGAATGGAAGCCTAGATGAGTGGCTGCACATATCATCTCAAGGAGTACATAGGCTAGCCAATCTGCCGAAGAATCTGAATCTCACTCAAAGAGTTAACATTGCCATCGATGTAGCATGTGCTCTGGATTATTTGCACAACCGCTCCCACATGCCAATAGTTCATTGTGATATAAAGCCCAACAATATTTTGTTAGACAGTGACATGACTGCTTGTGTTGGTGATTTCGGTTTAGCAAGGTACTTCCGGGATGCTTCTTGCCCATCTCCTTTGCACGAAAGCAGTTCCAGTGTCATAAAAGGCTCCTTAGGCTATACTCCCCCAGgtaaattttcttttacatatataaacatatatacatacatataatatatatatatatatatatatatatatatatatatatagcatgagTTTTTTCAAGCCACGCTTACGAACAAAGCTATGTTTTTGTGCATATAACTTAAGAGTATGGAATGGGAAGCGAGGTGGCAACATATGGCGACGTGTATAGCTACGGAATATTGTTGTTGGAGATGTTAACTGGCAAGAGGCCGACAGATGAAATGTTTAAAGATGGTATGAACCTGCACAGGTTTGTTTCGATGGCTCTACCAGGACGTGTGGAAGAAATATGTGATCCACTACTTGTTGAAATAAAAGAAAGCAACAACAGTACTAATCCCAGAAGTAATAGGGGGAATCATGCCCCAAATGATCAACGAAAAAGGGTTGTGGAGTGCTTGACTTCGATTGCAAGAGTGGGAGTGGCTTGTTCTATAGCAATGCCGAGGGAGCGAAAAGACATGAGCAATGTTGTTGCTGAATTGAGTCTAATAAGGGACGTGCTAACTGGATGCCGAGTGAGCGTCTCTGATCAAGGCCTATGTAGTGAGAAATAATAGAGCCTGTCATCATGATTTTGACTGCCGTGAAACTTGGACAGTAGTTTGCGTGGAGTGGTCTGTCGGTTTTAATATTTTTGCAGTTGCTTTTATTCTATGATTTGTGAATGATCTTTGTAAGATCATCTTTGTGCTTGCTTGGATGTCTATTTAAGTATATTGTTC contains the following coding sequences:
- the LOC137735512 gene encoding putative receptor-like protein kinase At3g47110, whose product is MEFSSIHISIWFIFMQPLILLFLFSSASSSHLAGNEVDRLSLLAFKAEIVNDTLGILSPWNASLHFCHWPGITCGRRHQRVTVLDLQSSGMAGHLSPHIGNLSFLRALYLHNNSFSHTIPPEIGRLFRLQKLRLENNSFSGHIPFNISSCSNLQYLGLFGNTLSGELPTEIASLSKLQFLDLGANNFYGKIPPSFGNLSSLQMLSVPQNNLHGGIPNGLGQLKSLVIFSLAYNYLNGTIPPSIYNLSSIKVIYLLRNNLHGTLPPGLGHTIFPNLEKFDFYFNQFTGPLPASISNASNLSQFSISHNNFTGKVPSLARLSNLYWFTLNYNNLGHDEEGDLEFISSLVNCTNLEVLYIGFNNFGGVLPESFSNLSTKIRVINFQYNQIRGNIPIGVGNLINLDTLNLDENLLVGTIPSSIGKPDKLYDLHLDSNELSGNVPSSLGNLTSLSRLTLGSNNLNGSIPQSLGDCRFMIYLDLSHNNLSGPIPKQFINLLVHLNLSGNQLTESIPLEVGNSQHLVLLDVSENKLSGEIPQSLGSCTSLAILSLKENLLQGTIPKSLSSLRGLEYFDLSRNNLSGIIPNYLESSPFLQNLNLSFNDFEGAVPIQGVFMNTSAVSVVGNTRLCGGIPHLRLPKCISSQSKRGLSPKLNLIISVSCGVVGLVLVLLLALLYRSRKARALKSTSGSSLGVSLLKVSYGNLLKATDGFSASNLIGAGSFGSVYKGILNQHEERNVAVKVLNLQTSRASRSFIAECETLKSIRHRNLVKLLTACSSIDFQGNDFKALVYEFMVNGSLDEWLHISSQGVHRLANLPKNLNLTQRVNIAIDVACALDYLHNRSHMPIVHCDIKPNNILLDSDMTACVGDFGLARYFRDASCPSPLHESSSSVIKGSLGYTPPEYGMGSEVATYGDVYSYGILLLEMLTGKRPTDEMFKDGMNLHRFVSMALPGRVEEICDPLLVEIKESNNSTNPRSNRGNHAPNDQRKRVVECLTSIARVGVACSIAMPRERKDMSNVVAELSLIRDVLTGCRVSVSDQGLCSEK